From Zerene cesonia ecotype Mississippi chromosome 13, Zerene_cesonia_1.1, whole genome shotgun sequence, the proteins below share one genomic window:
- the LOC119831444 gene encoding transmembrane protein 242-like translates to MADQERLQRIKAGAFLASVAGISAFVGFGATLSAARKSDPKYFNKGLQGGVELADAGAILALRALGWGTLYALAGTSCLCYGIWKLSGARDLKEFRIKMGNLLPVLPKNNPPQSRTEFSGLNDLLTYLSEDYGKKK, encoded by the exons ATGGCAGATCAAGAACGATTACAGCGTATtaaag ccGGTGCATTTTTGGCCTCTGTAGCTGGAATATCAGCATTTGTGGGCTTTGGAGCTACATTATCTGCAGCAAGGAAATCAGAtccaaaatatttcaacaaag gttTACAGGGTGGTGTGGAATTAGCTGATGCAGGAGCTATACTTGCTTTGAGAGCTCTTGGTTGGGGCACACTTTATGCATTAGCTGGTACCTCCTGTTTGTGTTACGGAATATGGAAATTATCAGGTGCAAGAGAT CTCAAGGagtttagaattaaaatggGGAACTTGCTGCCTGTTTTACCAAAGAATAATCCACCACAATCAAGAACTGAATTTAGTGGACTTAATGATCTATTGACATACTTATCAGAAGACTatggaaaaaagaaataa